The Impatiens glandulifera chromosome 3, dImpGla2.1, whole genome shotgun sequence genome contains a region encoding:
- the LOC124932907 gene encoding uncharacterized protein LOC124932907 has product MSSVEITRNSQQEEHETLLCSTPSPSLSTPIQLRGFLTGGDTIQVRGDIDDFNFSFHLNFHNHRSLQFPQPTPISNHHISKHSNSSSSSDSSFPQDPNNNNGEGDNNNNNILIRESSTNYKDDTPTTTTTSSSSLERRSSQIVTRLRSGALSSIVYFLPHPQRRTSSSSSKRKNRKVRKRVIKEVVVEEEDLLERVLRRRSLPLRPCNSYAFFVMATWEGLMAKGKKKASSSSSTCSFSDRSRELGRMWSSLKEHQKKVFEEMSVKDNARYKRQCILLNKEEEATGEGNLPS; this is encoded by the exons ATGAGTTCCGTAGAAATCACCAGGAACTCACAACAAGAAGAACATGAAACACTATTATGTTCCactccttctccttctctttCTACTCCCATACAATTACGCGGCTTCCTAACCGGCGGCGACACCATCCAAGTCCGAGGAGACATCGACGATTTCAATTTCTCTTTTCATCTCAACTTTCACAATCATCGCTCCCTTCAATTTCCCCAACCAACCCCTATTTCCAATCATCACATTTCTAAACATTCAAACTCTTCCTCGTCGTCGGACTCCAGTTTCCCTCAAGACCCCAACAACAACAACGGAGAAggagataataataataataatattctgaTACGAGAATCATCCACCAATTACAAAGATGATAccccaacaacaacaacaacatcatcatcatcgttagAGCGAAGATCATCGCAGATCGTGACAAGGTTGAGAAGTGGGGCGTTATCTTCGATTGTCTATTTTCTTCCGCATCCTCAGAGaagaacttcttcttcttcttcgaagAGGAAGAATCGGAAAGTCAGAAAGAGGGTAATTAAAGAAGTAGTAGTGGAGGAGGAGGATTTGCTAGAGAGAGTCCTTAGGAGGCGGTCTCTTCCTTTAAGACCCTGCAATTCTTATGCTTTCTTTGTTATGGCAACATGGGAAGGATTAATGGCAAAGGGGAAGAAGaaagcttcttcttcttcttctacttgTTCATTTTCTGATAGAAGCAGAGAATTGGGAAGGATGTGGTCAAGTCTGAAAGAGCATCAGAAAAAG GTGTTTGAGGAAATGTCTGTGAAGGACAATGCCAGATATAAAAGGCAGTGCATATTGTTGAACAAGGAGGAAGAGGCAACCGGAGAAGGGAATTTACCATCTTAg
- the LOC124930856 gene encoding probable pterin-4-alpha-carbinolamine dehydratase, chloroplastic has translation MATSISPQCFCRPLPLNFLSVQSTSSPPPPSKLSIPYSTHRRRSLKIRAGGDHDMLGDFGARDPFPAEIASNFGDKVLGNVSTEHKILIPTINALSLSEQDCVPISPSQAPLSIDEVKPLLRKVIGWRMLDDGGALKLQCLWKLKDFESGVELINRINNVVGATGHSPPELHLEQPNQVRAELWTASIGGLSINDFIIAAKVDQVQISDLLPRKRAWA, from the exons ATGGCAACTAGTATTTCACCACAATGCTTTTGCCGCCCACTTCCTCTGAACTTTCTCTCCGTTCAAtccacttcttctcctcctcctccttcaaaGCTCTCAATCCCATACTCGACCCACCGCCGCCGGTCCCTTAAAATTCGAGCCGGCGGAGATCATGACATGCTCGGAGATTTCGGGGCCAGAGACCCATTTCCGGCAGAGATAGCAAGTAATTTTGGGGATAAAGTATTGGGTAATGTTAGCACCGAGCACAAAATACTCATCCCAACTATCAACGCCCTCTCTTTATCCGAGCAGGATTGCGTGCCCATATCTCCTTCGCAAGCTCCTTTATCTATAGATGAAGTTAAACCCTTATTGAGAAAG GTGATTGGTTGGAGAATGTTGGATGATGGAGGGGCACTGAAACTTCAATGTTTATGGAAGCTGAAAGATTTTGAAAGTGGGGTGGAATTGATTAATAGAATAAACAATGTTGTCGGAGCTACGGGACATTCTCCCCCTGAACTTCACTTGGAACAGCCAAATCAAGTCAGGGCTGAACTCTGGACAGCTTCCATTG GAGGATTGAGCATAAATGATTTCATTATAGCTGCAAAAGTCGACCAAGTACAAATATCTGATCTTTTACCTAGGAAGAGAGCTTGGGCATAA
- the LOC124929608 gene encoding putative pectinesterase 63, with translation MAWKMNYEFILIGLGFLYVTNAFDDSLLIPSDASQIDNWFQQNVFTSPAGPNLDPALIAAESNVTIIKVRKDGSGDVLTVTDAINKIPVGNTKRVIVWIGGGTYNEKPRINRDKPFITLYGSPDDRPTIIFGGTSSQYGTVESASVIAESEYFVASNIIFSNSARRPFSGERGQQAVAMRITGDKAAFYNCRFHGFQDTLCDDKGRHFFKDCYIEGTVDFIFGNAQSIYLKSEIHVIPEDDKMAVITAHARKSDAEPTGYIFLHCNVTGTSNVTYLGRAWFPYSKVIFAYTYMSGAVHPSGWSNNYQKQSEKTVYYGEYKGTGPGSDMTSRVGFTKHLSDAEISPYMKLNFLEASKWLLPPPAEDKLSSYTEAKDVEL, from the exons ATGGCTTGGAAAATGAACTATGAATTCATATTGATAGGTTTGGGGTTTCTTTATGTTACCAATGCCTTCGACGACAGCCTTTTGATCCCATCAGATGCGTCGCAAATAGATAACTGGTTCCAACAAAACGTCTTCACCTCCCCAGCCGGGCCTAATTTGGACCCCGCATTGATCGCGGCTGAGTCCAACGTTACGATCATCAAAGTCAGGAAAGATGGTTCGGGCGATGTGTTGACAGTCACCGACGCTATTAATAAAATTCCCGTTGGAAATACAAAAAGGGTCATTGTGTGGATTGGTGGTGGGACTTACAACGAAAAGCCAAGGATCAATAGGGACAAGCCTTTTATTACCTTGTATGGTTCCCCCGACGACAGGCCCACCATTATTTTTGGTGGAACGTCGTCGCAATATGGGACCGTCGAAAGCGCCTCTGTTATCGCAGAATCTGAATATTTTGTTGCTTCTAATATCATTTTCTCg AATTCTGCAAGAAGGCCGTTTTCCGGAGAGAGGGGACAACAGGCCGTGGCTATGAGGATTACAGGGGACAAGGCCGCATTCTACAACTGTCGCTTCCATGGATTTCAGGACACCCTTTGCGATGACAAAGGTCGACATTTCTTTAAGGACTGTTACATTGAAGGAACCGTTGATTTCATATTTGGCAATGCCCAGTCCATCTACCTG AAATCAGAAATTCACGTAATCCCCGAGGACGATAAGATGGCTGTGATAACTGCACATGCAAGAAAATCGGATGCTGAGCCAACAGGTTACATATTCTTGCATTGCAACGTTACGGGTACCAGCAACGTTACCTACTTGGGTAGGGCTTGGTTCCCTTACTCGAAGGTCATCTTCGCCTACACTTACATGTCCGGGGCGGTTCACCCAAGTGGATGGTCCAATAATTATCAAAAACAATCAGAGAA GACCGTGTACTATGGGGAATACAAGGGCACAGGCCCGGGTTCAGATATGACTTCCCGTGTAGGCTTCACTAAGCATCTATCTGATGCAGAGATCAGCCCGTACATGAAGTTAAACTTTTTAGAGGCTTCTAAATGGCTCCTTCCACCTCCCGCAGAAGATAAGTTATCTAGCTATACCGAAGCCAAGGATGTCGAGCTTTAA
- the LOC124932237 gene encoding cytochrome P450 714A1-like, with translation MYCFHALWLRPQCVIRSKLRSQGIRGPTPSFLYGNLPEMKRIEAATANKSTEAAAAIKSTGAATRTGDFVAHDYTSKIFPYFEIWRKQYGSIYTYTIGNRQHLYVNKPEMLKEMNQTITWDFGKPTYLTKWLAPILGQGILRSNGHSWSHQRKIIAPQFFMDKVKGMVGLMVESCGSLIREWEACIQAQGGVKADIMVDEHLRSLSADVISRACFGGSSSSSNRKQIFTKLRLLQKAISSQSFLFGNRLLIPSKRQKEIKELEKEIDSLIWEVITDREKESCNTASSNTASKSDLLFSIMKGAGAATEENSRISKKFIVDNCKNVFLAGHESTAVAASWCLMLLALNPDWQTRIREETGRVCPDGVIDANSLPKMKMVTMVIQETLRLYPPGAFVSREALEEIKFGEVTVPKGVCVWTLIPMLHRDTEVWGSDAGEFKPERFANGLAAACKVPNGYIPFGMGQRLCLGQNFAMVQLKIVLSLIISKFSISLSPKYIHSPVYRMIVEPENGVHIILHRCS, from the exons ATGTATTGTTTTCACGCCTTATGGTTAAGACCTCAATGTGTTATAAGATCGAAACTCAGGAGCCAGGGAATCCGAGGCCCGACGCCTTCTTTTCTATATGGGAATCTGCCTGAGATGAAGAGAATCGAAGCCGCTACGGCCAACAAATCCACCGAAGCCGCTGCTGCCATCAAATCCACCGGCGCCGCCACCCGCACCGGTGACTTTGTGGCCCATGATTATACATCCAAAATCTTCCCCTATTTCGAGATATGGAGAAAACAATACG GGTCAATATACACATACACAATAGGGAACAGACAACATTTGTATGTGAACAAGCCGGAGATGTTGAAGGAAATGAATCAAACAATAACATGGGACTTTGGTAAGCCAACTTACTTGACTAAATGGCTGGCACCCATCCTTGGCCAAGGCATCTTGAGGTCTAATGGCCATTCTTGGTCCCATCAGAGGAAGATCATCGCTCCTCAGTTCTTCATGGACAAAGTTAAg GGAATGGTGGGGCTGATGGTGGAGTCGTGTGGTTCATTGATCAGAGAGTGGGAGGCCTGCATTCAAGCTCAGGGCGGTGTCAAGGCAGATATCATGGTCGACGAACACCTTAGATCTCTCTCTGCCGACGTCATTTCCAGAGCTTGCTTTGGCGGCAGCAGCTCTTCTTCAAACCGCAAACAAATCTTCACCAAGCTTAGGCTTCTCCAGAAGGCCATCTCCAGTCAATCCTTCCTCTTCGGAAACAGATTATTAATCCCTAGCAAGAGGCAGAAGGAGATAAAAGAGCTGGAAAAGGAGATTGATTCTCTGATATGGGAGGTGATCACAgatagagagaaagaatcatGCAATACGGCCAGCAGTAATACTGCATCCAAATCGGATTTACTCTTTTCCATTATGAAAGGAGCAGGAGCAGCCACCGAAGAAAATTCAAGAATCTCCAAGAAATTCATCGTGGACAACTGCAAGAACGTGTTTCTAGCCGGGCACGAATCCACCGCAGTGGCCGCCTCCTGGTGCCTAATGCTCCTGGCCCTTAACCCCGACTGGCAAACACGTATCCGTGAGGAAACAGGCCGTGTTTGCCCAGACGGGGTCATAGACGCCAACTCTCTCCCAAAGATGAAAATGGTAACCATGGTGATCCAAGAGACTTTGAGGCTCTACCCGCCTGGTGCTTTCGTGTCGCGAGAAGCCCTGGAGGAGATTAAG TTTGGGGAAGTGACCGTACCCAAGGGAGTGTGCGTGTGGACCCTGATTCCTATGCTGCATAGGGACACCGAGGTATGGGGAAGCGACGCGGGAGAGTTTAAGCCGGAGAGGTTTGCAAACGGCCTGGCCGCAGCGTGTAAGGTCCCGAATGGTTACATTCCCTTCGGGATGGGACAGCGGTTGTGCCTTGGACAGAACTTTGCCATGGTCCAGCTCAAGATTGTGCTCTCACTTATTATTTCTAAATTCTCCATTTCTCTATCCCCAAAATACATTCATTCCCCCGTCTATAGAATGATTGTCGAGCCAGAAAATGGTGTACATATCATCCTACACAGATGTTCCTAG
- the LOC124931141 gene encoding cytochrome P450 714A1-like, with protein sequence MEILLLGLVFSSSLLIIMYCFHALWLRPQWARLKLRSQGIRGPTPSFLYGNLPEMQRIQASSAAAARKSTGAANRAGEFVAHDYTSTVFPYFEIWRKQYGSIYTYTTGNRQHLYVNRPEMLKEMNQTITWDFGKPSYLTKRLAPILGQGILRSNGHSWSHQRKIIAPQFFMDKVKGMVGLMVESGGSLIREWEACIQAQGGVTADIMVDEHLRSLSADVIFRACFGGSSSSSNRKQIFTKLRLLQKAISSQSFLFGNRLLIPSKRQKEIKELEKEIESLIWEVITDREKELCMAGSNTASKSNLLFSIMEGAGAATEENSRISKKFIIDNFKNMFLAGHESTAVAASWCLMLLALNPDWQTRVREETARVCPDGVIDASSLPKMKTVTMVIQETLRLYPPAAFVSREALEEIQFGAVTVPKGVCVWTLIPMLHRDTEVWGSDAGEFKPERFANGLAAACKVPHGYIPFGMGQRLCLGQNFAMVQLKIVLSLIISKFSIALSPKYIHSPAYRMIVEPGNGVHIILHRCS encoded by the exons AtggaaatattattattaggtcTGGTGTTTTCATCAAGCCTTTTGATCATCATGTATTGTTTTCACGCTTTATGGTTAAGACCTCAATGGGCTAGATTGAAACTCAGGAGCCAGGGAATCCGAGGCCCCACGCCTTCTTTTCTATATGGGAATCTGCCTGAGATGCAGAGAATCCAAGCCTCCTCCGCCGCTGCGGCCAGGAAATCTACCGGCGCCGCCAACCGCGCCGGTGAGTTTGTGGCTCATGATTATACATCCACCGTCTTCCCCTATTTCGAGATATGGAGAAAACAATATG GGTCAATATACACTTACACAACAGGGAACAGACAGCACCTGTATGTGAACAGGCCGGAGATGTTGAAGGAAATGAACCAGACAATAACATGGGACTTTGGTAAGCCATCTTACTTGACTAAGAGGCTGGCACCCATCCTTGGCCAAGGCATCTTGAGGTCTAATGGCCATTCTTGGTCCCACCAGAGGAAGATCATTGCTCCTCAGTTCTTCATGGACAAAGTTaag GGCATGGTGGGGCTGATGGTGGAGTCGGGTGGTTCACTGATCAGAGAGTGGGAGGCCTGCATTCAAGCTCAGGGCGGTGTCACGGCAGATATCATGGTCGACGAACACCTCAGATCTCTCTCTGCCGACGTCATCTTCAGAGCTTGCTTTGGCGGCAGCAGCTCTTCTTCAAACCGCAAACAAATCTTCACCAAGCTTAGGCTTCTCCAGAAGGCCATCTCCAGTCAATCCTTCCTCTTCGGAAACAGATTATTAATCCCTAGCAAGAGGCAGAAGGAGATTAAGGAGTTGGAGAAGGAGATTGAGTCTCTGATATGGGAGGTGATCACGGATAGAGAGAAAGAATTATGCATGGCCGGCAGTAATACTGCATCCAAATCGAATTTACTCTTTTCCATTATGGAAGGAGCAGGAGCAGCCACTGAAGAAAATTCAAGAATCTCCAAGAAATTCATCATCGACAACTTCAAGAACATGTTTCTAGCAGGGCACGAATCCACCGCAGTGGCCGCCTCCTGGTGCCTCATGCTCCTGGCCCTTAATCCCGACTGGCAAACACGTGTCCGTGAGGAAACAGCCCGTGTTTGCCCAGACGGGGTCATAGACGCCAGCTCCCTCCCAAAGATGAAAACGGTAACCATGGTGATCCAAGAGACTTTGAGGCTCTATCCGCCCGCTGCTTTCGTGTCGCGAGAAGCACTGGAGGAGATTCAG TTTGGGGCTGTGACCGTACCCAAGGGAGTGTGCGTGTGGACCCTGATTCCTATGCTGCATAGGGACACCGAGGTATGGGGCAGCGACGCAGGAGAGTTTAAGCCGGAGAGGTTTGCAAACGGCCTGGCCGCAGCATGTAAGGTCCCGCATGGTTACATTCCCTTCGGGATGGGACAGCGCTTGTGCCTTGGACAGAACTTTGCCATGGTCCAGCTCAAGATTGTGCTCTCACTTATTATTTCTAAATTCTCCATTGCCCTATCCCCAAAATACATTCATTCCCCCGCCTACAGAATGATTGTCGAGCCAGGAAATGGTGTACATATCATCCTACACAGATGTTCCTAG
- the LOC124931142 gene encoding autophagy-related protein 18d-like, giving the protein MELEFADDGDSELLSVAWNQDGGCFAAGTSHGLRIYNCDPLKEIFKYDLRGGGIKIVEMLFCSNILAFVGGKDNSKFSPNKVIIWDDKQRLFIGEFSFGSEVRAVKLRRDRIVVVLKHKIYVYNFIYLRLLHQIETIANSRGLCCLSQNMNTSVLACPGLEPGQVRVEHFGLGMAKLIKAHDAQLACLALTMDGLLLATASTKGTLIRIFNTMDGTRLQEVRRGVIRADIYSIALSPNVQWLAVSSNNGTLHIFSLKVQVMEDDYASAEQIPDSTSQVSVPLLEPLVSSTSRVNPWSSLSLMKGFLPKCFSEEWSFAQFHLPKYTKFIAAFGSENTVMVVGRNGSFYRCSFDPINGGVMKQQECVRFHNHLQQAM; this is encoded by the exons ATGGAACTAGAGTTTGCAGATGATGGTGATTCGGAATTGCTCTCTGTAGCATGGAATCAGGATGGTGGTTGTTTTGCTGCTGGAACAAGCCATGGCCTTCGAATCTATAACTGTGATCCACTCaaagaaattttcaaatatGATCTGAGAGGTGGGGGAATTAAGATAGTTGAAATGCTGTTTTGTTCCAACATTTTGGCATTTGTGGGTGGGAAAGACAATTCAAAATTCTCCCCTAACAAAGTCATAATCTGGGATGATAAGCAAAGGCTGTTTATTGGTGAATTTTCATTTGGATCAGAGGTACGGGCTGTAAAACTGAGACGTGACCGCATTGTTGTTGTTCTGAAGCACAAGATCTATGTCTATAATTTCATTTACCTGAGGCTTCTTCATCAGATAGAAACTATTGCTAACTCAAGGGGACTTTGCTGCCTCTCCCAAAACATGAATACCTCTGTCTTGGCTTGTCCTGGTCTTGAACCAGGACAGGTTCGTGTTGAACACTTTGGTCTGGGTATGGCAAAGTTGATAAAGGCTCATGATGCTCAGTTAGCATGCTTGGCATTAACGATGGATGGACTTCTTCTAGCTACTGCTAGTACGAAGGGAACCTTAATAAGAATCTTCAATACTATGGATGGTACTCGATTGCAAGAG GTCCGCAGAGGAGTGATTAGAGCAGACATTTACAGTATTGCTCTCTCTCCAAATGTGCAGTGGTTAGCTGTTTCAAGTAATAATGGTACGCTTCACATATTCAGTCTTAAAGTTCAGGTGATGGAAGATGACTATGCTAGTGCTGAGCAAATTCCCGACTCGACTTCCCAAGTTTCTGTACCTTTACTTGAGCCTCTTGTTTCAAGTACGAGTAGAGTCAACCCTTGGTCATCATTGTCTCTTATGAAAG GTTTTCTACCAAAATGTTTTAGCGAGGAGTGGTCATTTGCTCAGTTTCACTTACCAAAGTACACAAAGTTCATTGCTGCATTTGGGTCTGAAAACACTGTCATGGTTGTTGGAAGGAATGGAAG TTTCTACAGGTGCAGTTTTGATCCCATTAATGGCGGGGTGATGAAGCAGCAGGAATGTGTCCGCTTCCATAACCATCTGCAGCAGGCGATGTAA